A single genomic interval of Prochlorococcus marinus XMU1406 harbors:
- a CDS encoding glucose-6-phosphate dehydrogenase assembly protein OpcA, with the protein MKPQLTLQTPLELPYQEISNYLNKLWISEDKDNSGANTFTLMVWQPAWLEQCLVQKGLVNGPITGNLSPEIIEVAKKFILDQGLPVSTTLQSQKLLDLLKENLSNKDFEDFRGQFFESSISTLNPRRLITLAPTLNENSDIKTFVSAYCPLSDTPAKQPICGDLVVIRGDSASISNKGLKIIEELSIDELPSWLWWNGSLDESPEIFEYFTNHGMRLIIDTALGSPNRCLKVLNQLNNSNKAINDLNWVRLKNWRESLAMIFDPPSRRPILDHITDIDIDIAGDHLIQALFLISWISDKLSWSFLRVERDSESTKIEFERINGEIISASINPLSLGNPSIHLGQVIGLRLISKISEVQKNNTCVILGCESVECMRLEAGGMANMELIEQVVPNSFSTSEYDVSKLLGSSRGNTSPLFENSIKIALQIFNGFNN; encoded by the coding sequence ATGAAACCTCAATTAACACTTCAAACTCCATTAGAACTTCCTTATCAGGAAATTTCTAATTACCTTAATAAATTATGGATTTCAGAAGATAAAGATAATAGTGGAGCTAATACTTTTACATTAATGGTCTGGCAACCTGCTTGGCTAGAACAATGTTTGGTTCAAAAAGGATTAGTAAATGGACCAATTACTGGAAATTTAAGTCCAGAGATAATTGAAGTTGCTAAAAAATTCATATTAGATCAAGGACTTCCTGTAAGTACTACCCTTCAAAGTCAAAAATTATTGGATTTGTTGAAGGAAAATTTATCTAATAAAGACTTTGAAGATTTTAGAGGACAATTTTTTGAATCATCGATAAGTACATTGAATCCAAGAAGATTAATAACTCTAGCGCCAACGTTAAATGAAAATTCAGATATCAAAACTTTTGTGTCCGCTTACTGTCCATTAAGTGATACTCCAGCTAAGCAACCTATATGTGGGGATTTAGTGGTAATTAGGGGTGACTCAGCCTCAATATCCAATAAAGGATTAAAAATAATTGAAGAATTATCTATTGATGAATTACCTTCATGGTTGTGGTGGAATGGAAGCTTGGATGAATCGCCTGAAATCTTTGAATACTTTACTAATCATGGTATGAGGTTAATAATAGATACTGCTCTTGGATCGCCTAACAGATGTTTAAAAGTTTTAAATCAATTAAATAATTCAAATAAAGCTATTAATGATTTGAATTGGGTTAGGTTGAAAAATTGGAGGGAATCATTAGCAATGATTTTTGATCCGCCTTCGAGGAGGCCAATTTTAGATCATATTACTGATATTGATATTGATATCGCAGGAGATCATTTGATTCAAGCTTTGTTTTTGATTTCATGGATTAGCGATAAACTTAGTTGGTCTTTTCTAAGGGTTGAAAGGGATTCAGAATCAACAAAAATAGAGTTTGAAAGAATTAACGGTGAAATAATTTCTGCATCAATTAATCCCTTATCTTTGGGGAATCCAAGTATTCATTTAGGACAAGTTATTGGATTGAGATTAATTTCAAAAATTAGTGAGGTTCAAAAAAATAATACTTGTGTAATACTTGGTTGTGAATCAGTGGAATGTATGAGACTTGAAGCAGGGGGAATGGCGAACATGGAATTAATAGAACAAGTTGTTCCAAATTCTTTTTCTACATCAGAGTATGATGTTAGTAAATTGTTGGGAAGTAGTAGAGGTAATACAAGTCCTCTTTTTGAAAATTCTATTAAAATAGCCCTTCAAATATTTAATGGTTTTAATAACTAA
- the zwf gene encoding glucose-6-phosphate dehydrogenase, translated as MPSTLSNPLRLGLRQERVISPQCLVIFGASGDLTHRKLIPALFELYLQRRIPSEFGIVGCARRPWTDDEFREKMKLKLSNQISGKEREWEQFSNYLFYEPVDLQQSDHVVRLSKRLNEIDKTQATHGNRTFYLSVSPNFYASGCKALKAAGLLDDPKKSRLVIEKPFGRDYSSAKKLNKIVQSCAEESQIYRIDHYLGKETVQNILVLRFANTIFEPIWNRNYISSVQITSSETVGVEDRAGYYESSGALRDMLQNHMTQMLAVTTMEPPGKFEPEAIRNEKAKVLQASKLADENEPWNCCIRGQYGEGGNISNQLKGYRQEDGVNCNSTTETYIATKVFVDNWRWQGVPFYLRTGKRLPKRLGEIVLNFKDVPVHLFESTIINPSPNQLILRIQPNEGATFKFEVKSPGSGMKSRPVEMEFSYDESFGEPSDEGYVRLLADAMLSDPTLFTRSDEVEAAWKLYTPLIELMDNSPWKLPIYNYESMTWGPPESDQLLSKDNIFWRRP; from the coding sequence ATGCCTTCAACTTTAAGTAATCCTCTTAGATTAGGTTTACGGCAGGAAAGAGTCATATCTCCACAATGCTTAGTAATATTTGGTGCTAGTGGAGACCTTACTCATAGAAAATTAATACCAGCCTTATTTGAACTCTATTTGCAAAGAAGAATTCCTAGTGAATTTGGAATAGTTGGTTGTGCGAGAAGACCTTGGACTGATGATGAGTTTAGAGAAAAGATGAAACTAAAGCTATCTAATCAAATATCTGGTAAAGAGAGGGAGTGGGAACAATTTTCTAATTATCTTTTCTATGAACCAGTAGACTTACAACAAAGTGATCATGTCGTAAGGCTTTCTAAAAGATTAAATGAAATTGATAAAACACAAGCTACTCATGGAAATAGAACATTTTATTTATCAGTATCTCCGAATTTCTATGCAAGTGGATGTAAAGCTCTTAAAGCAGCTGGTCTTTTAGATGACCCTAAGAAAAGTCGTTTAGTGATTGAAAAACCTTTTGGGAGAGATTATTCAAGTGCAAAGAAATTGAATAAGATCGTCCAAAGTTGTGCTGAAGAAAGTCAGATTTATAGGATTGATCATTATTTAGGTAAAGAGACAGTTCAAAATATTCTTGTTTTGAGGTTCGCTAACACTATTTTCGAACCAATCTGGAACAGAAATTATATATCAAGTGTTCAAATTACTTCATCTGAAACAGTGGGTGTTGAAGATAGAGCTGGTTATTACGAAAGCTCTGGTGCATTAAGAGATATGCTTCAAAATCATATGACTCAAATGCTTGCTGTTACTACTATGGAACCTCCTGGAAAATTTGAACCAGAAGCAATAAGAAATGAAAAAGCTAAGGTTCTTCAAGCTTCAAAACTTGCTGATGAAAATGAACCGTGGAATTGTTGCATAAGAGGTCAATATGGAGAGGGAGGAAATATCTCAAATCAACTCAAAGGATATAGGCAGGAAGATGGTGTTAATTGTAATAGCACAACAGAAACTTATATTGCGACAAAAGTTTTCGTTGATAACTGGCGTTGGCAAGGGGTTCCTTTTTATTTGAGAACAGGCAAAAGACTACCTAAAAGACTTGGAGAAATAGTTTTGAATTTTAAAGACGTTCCTGTTCATTTATTTGAATCAACAATAATAAATCCTTCCCCAAATCAACTTATCCTCAGGATTCAGCCAAATGAAGGTGCTACTTTCAAATTTGAGGTAAAATCCCCTGGTTCTGGAATGAAATCAAGACCTGTTGAGATGGAATTTTCTTATGATGAGTCATTTGGAGAACCCTCAGATGAAGGCTATGTAAGATTGTTAGCGGATGCAATGCTATCTGACCCAACCTTATTCACTAGAAGTGATGAAGTTGAGGCAGCCTGGAAACTTTATACACCATTAATAGAATTGATGGATAATTCTCCTTGGAAGTTACCTATTTATAATTATGAATCTATGACGTGGGGACCTCCTGAATCTGATCAATTACTTTCAAAAGATAATATTTTCTGGCGTAGACCTTAA
- a CDS encoding 2-isopropylmalate synthase: protein MSKDPGRILIFDTTLRDGEQSPGASLNLEEKLAIAHQLARLGVDVIEAGFPFASPGDFKAVNKIANSVGKENGPTICGLARASKGDIKACYEAVSPAPKKRIHTFIATSDIHLKHKLKKSRKDVIQIVPEMVNYAKSLVDDIEFSCEDASRSDPDFLYEVIQLAISAGATTINIPDTVGFTTPSEFGKLIYDINKNVPNINEAVISVHGHNDLGLAVANFLEAVKNGARQLECTINGIGERAGNASLEELVMALHVRKSFFNSFFKRNPDSPTPLTAIRTEEITKTSRLVSNLTGMTVQPNKAIVGANAFAHESGIHQDGVLKNRLTYEIIDAKTVGLSDNKISLGKLSGRSAVRARLEEMGYDLSREDLNDAFARFKDLADRKREITDRDLEAIVSEQVQLPEAKFQLSLVQVSCGNASKPTATISLLNTEDNTEDTAVSVGTGPVDAVCEALNKLAKVPNELIEFSVKSVTEGIDALGEVTIRIRRDNKIYSGHSADTDVVVAAANAYVNALNRLVFSEKKNSIHPQFDNLESSDNTFISNPAN from the coding sequence ATGTCAAAAGATCCTGGAAGAATTTTGATATTTGATACAACTCTTCGAGATGGAGAGCAATCTCCCGGTGCCAGTTTAAATCTTGAAGAGAAACTTGCTATCGCCCATCAATTAGCAAGATTAGGGGTAGATGTTATTGAGGCTGGATTCCCTTTCGCAAGTCCAGGAGATTTTAAAGCTGTTAATAAAATTGCCAACTCCGTAGGGAAAGAAAATGGCCCTACGATATGCGGTTTGGCTAGAGCGTCTAAAGGAGATATAAAAGCATGTTACGAAGCTGTAAGTCCAGCTCCTAAGAAAAGAATACATACTTTTATTGCGACAAGTGATATTCATCTTAAACATAAACTTAAAAAATCCAGAAAAGATGTCATTCAAATAGTTCCAGAAATGGTTAATTATGCAAAATCATTGGTAGATGATATTGAGTTTTCTTGTGAAGATGCATCAAGGAGTGATCCTGATTTTTTATACGAAGTTATTCAACTAGCTATATCTGCAGGAGCAACAACAATAAATATTCCAGATACTGTTGGATTCACTACTCCTAGTGAATTTGGTAAACTAATTTATGATATAAATAAAAATGTTCCGAATATTAATGAGGCAGTAATCTCGGTTCATGGTCATAATGATTTGGGTTTAGCAGTAGCCAATTTTCTTGAGGCAGTAAAAAATGGGGCAAGGCAACTAGAGTGTACTATTAATGGAATTGGTGAAAGAGCCGGGAATGCCTCTCTAGAAGAATTAGTCATGGCACTACATGTTAGGAAAAGTTTTTTTAATAGTTTTTTCAAAAGAAATCCAGATTCACCAACTCCTCTTACGGCAATAAGAACAGAAGAAATAACAAAAACCTCTAGACTTGTTTCCAACCTAACTGGAATGACTGTACAACCTAATAAAGCAATTGTGGGAGCTAACGCTTTTGCACATGAGTCAGGCATTCATCAGGATGGGGTTTTAAAAAATAGATTAACTTACGAAATTATCGATGCAAAAACTGTTGGATTAAGTGACAACAAAATATCTTTGGGGAAACTTAGTGGTAGGAGTGCAGTAAGAGCAAGATTAGAAGAGATGGGATATGACTTGAGCCGAGAAGATTTAAATGATGCTTTTGCTCGTTTTAAGGATTTAGCTGACAGGAAAAGAGAAATTACTGATAGAGACTTAGAAGCAATTGTTAGTGAACAAGTTCAGCTCCCAGAAGCTAAATTTCAATTAAGTCTTGTACAAGTAAGTTGCGGTAACGCATCTAAACCTACTGCTACAATTTCGCTTTTAAACACAGAAGATAATACTGAGGATACTGCTGTATCAGTAGGGACTGGACCAGTTGATGCAGTATGCGAGGCTTTAAATAAATTAGCTAAAGTTCCTAATGAATTAATTGAATTTTCTGTTAAGTCAGTTACAGAAGGAATTGATGCTTTGGGCGAAGTAACAATAAGAATAAGAAGGGATAATAAGATATATTCTGGTCATTCTGCTGATACGGATGTTGTAGTTGCTGCAGCGAATGCTTACGTTAATGCTTTAAATAGACTTGTATTTTCTGAGAAAAAAAATTCAATTCATCCACAATTTGATAATTTAGAAAGCTCTGATAATACATTTATATCCAATCCTGCAAATTAA
- a CDS encoding HDIG domain-containing metalloprotein, protein MQNITTTLKKFFHLWGKSQVPVKQPIKISRIDNLIIFLVCILISIISSYQLLLISPLNFADILSWLLSFTEILICSGILILVSKKENPTISSRQIFLIVILLFAVQATKLALASTISPLSMIIPPALIISQGMGSITALAWVSIASFSWPDPAVAINNNLFFILLVCASVVSLLGGRIRSRAQLLQLSIFVPIGSFLSQCVLIGKDKISLINNQNFVLANGDIFSDSLLLAIVMLFTILFIPIFESIFGLLTKARLLELADKEKPLIRRLSLEAPGTFEHTLLICGLAEEATRMIGGDIDLIKTGALYHDVGKLHAPKWFIENQDGSRNPHDELDDPIKSAEVLQAHVDEGLKFASKNRLPKLIANFIPEHQGTLKMGYFFHKAKEKNLNINENDFRYKGPVPQSKETAVLMLADGCEAALRAMNINASDDEALETISKIINSRQKDGQLNDSNLSKGEIFLIKRAFLNVWKRIRHRRIQYPTSKNNTFS, encoded by the coding sequence GTGCAAAACATCACAACTACCTTAAAGAAATTTTTTCATCTGTGGGGGAAAAGTCAAGTTCCAGTAAAACAACCAATTAAAATTTCAAGGATAGATAATCTCATAATTTTTTTAGTATGTATTTTAATTTCAATAATTTCTTCTTATCAACTACTTCTTATTTCGCCTTTAAATTTCGCAGATATTTTGTCTTGGCTTTTGAGCTTTACTGAAATACTTATTTGTTCCGGAATTTTGATATTAGTTTCAAAAAAAGAAAATCCCACAATTTCCTCAAGACAGATTTTCTTGATCGTTATCCTTCTTTTTGCAGTACAAGCAACGAAATTAGCTTTAGCTTCAACCATAAGTCCATTATCTATGATAATACCACCGGCATTAATAATATCTCAAGGCATGGGAAGCATAACAGCTTTAGCTTGGGTATCTATAGCAAGTTTTAGTTGGCCAGACCCAGCAGTTGCTATAAATAATAATTTGTTTTTTATTTTATTAGTTTGCGCTTCAGTAGTATCTCTACTTGGTGGCAGAATAAGAAGTAGAGCTCAGTTACTTCAACTATCAATTTTTGTCCCCATAGGATCGTTCTTAAGTCAATGTGTATTAATAGGTAAAGATAAAATATCTCTTATAAATAACCAAAATTTTGTTTTAGCTAATGGGGATATATTTTCTGATTCCTTGCTATTGGCAATAGTAATGCTTTTTACTATTTTGTTTATCCCTATTTTTGAGTCAATATTCGGATTATTAACTAAAGCAAGATTACTCGAGTTGGCTGATAAGGAGAAACCTTTAATTAGAAGATTATCTCTTGAAGCTCCTGGTACTTTTGAACATACCTTACTTATATGTGGTTTGGCTGAGGAAGCAACAAGAATGATTGGTGGCGATATTGATTTAATTAAAACTGGAGCTTTATATCATGATGTTGGCAAATTACATGCACCTAAATGGTTTATCGAGAATCAGGATGGTTCAAGAAATCCGCATGACGAATTAGATGATCCAATTAAAAGTGCAGAAGTATTACAAGCACACGTTGATGAAGGATTGAAATTTGCAAGTAAAAATAGACTACCTAAATTGATAGCCAACTTTATCCCAGAACATCAAGGTACTTTAAAAATGGGTTATTTTTTTCACAAAGCCAAAGAGAAAAATCTAAATATTAATGAAAATGATTTTAGATATAAGGGACCTGTCCCTCAGTCAAAAGAAACAGCTGTTTTAATGCTTGCTGATGGATGTGAAGCAGCACTGAGAGCTATGAATATTAATGCTTCTGATGATGAAGCTTTGGAAACAATATCTAAGATTATCAATTCACGTCAAAAAGATGGTCAATTAAATGATAGTAATTTATCTAAGGGAGAAATTTTTTTGATAAAAAGGGCGTTCTTGAATGTATGGAAAAGAATTAGACATAGAAGAATTCAGTATCCAACAAGTAAGAATAATACTTTTTCATAA
- the crtE gene encoding geranylgeranyl diphosphate synthase CrtE, with translation MTEVINSISDFEKYLKSTKKVVEEALDFSLGPENPEILRESMRYSLLAGGKRIRPILCLASCSLAGGEPSLAVPTAVAIEMIHTMSLIHDDLPAMDNDDLRRGRPTNHKVYGDAIAILAGDALLTRAFEMVSLRSPGVDSNRLLNVIGELSLVAGAPGLVGGQVVDLECEGKEVDLETLEYIHLHKTGALLKACVRTGAMIAGANDKLLQALTTYAEGIGLAFQIIDDILDLTSSSEKLGKTAGKDLLADKTTYPKLLGMEESKKRAFDLVEKAKKAIEPWGADAKYLISLADFITNRDR, from the coding sequence ATGACTGAAGTTATAAATAGTATTTCTGATTTTGAAAAATATCTTAAAAGCACAAAAAAGGTTGTAGAAGAAGCACTTGATTTTTCGTTGGGCCCTGAGAATCCAGAAATATTAAGAGAATCAATGAGATATTCTCTTTTAGCTGGAGGGAAAAGAATACGTCCAATTTTATGTTTAGCATCTTGCTCTCTGGCTGGAGGAGAACCATCTCTTGCTGTTCCTACTGCAGTAGCAATAGAAATGATCCATACAATGTCCTTGATTCATGATGATCTACCGGCCATGGATAATGATGACTTAAGGAGAGGCAGGCCAACAAACCATAAAGTATATGGAGATGCAATAGCTATTCTTGCAGGAGATGCTTTATTAACCAGGGCCTTTGAAATGGTCTCTTTAAGAAGCCCTGGAGTCGATTCAAATAGATTATTAAATGTAATTGGCGAATTATCCCTTGTTGCCGGTGCGCCAGGCCTAGTCGGGGGGCAAGTTGTTGATTTGGAATGCGAAGGTAAAGAAGTCGACCTTGAAACTCTAGAATATATCCATCTCCATAAGACTGGGGCTTTATTAAAGGCTTGCGTAAGGACAGGCGCGATGATCGCAGGTGCTAACGATAAACTATTACAAGCTCTAACTACATATGCAGAGGGAATTGGTTTAGCCTTCCAAATAATAGATGATATTCTCGATTTAACTTCCAGCAGTGAAAAGCTTGGGAAAACTGCCGGCAAGGATCTTTTAGCTGACAAAACTACTTACCCTAAATTACTTGGGATGGAGGAATCAAAGAAAAGAGCATTTGATTTAGTTGAAAAAGCAAAAAAAGCAATTGAACCTTGGGGTGCAGACGCAAAGTATTTAATATCGTTAGCCGACTTTATTACAAACAGAGACAGATAA
- a CDS encoding divergent PAP2 family protein, whose product MSEFYPFFNNSVLFWSLLSCLIAQFFKIVFNLFSKGELRFGIMFETGGMPSSHSALITGATSGIGYELGFDSSIFALSVAISLIVMYDASGVRKSAGIQAAEINKLSKKLDPQSELLLKETLGHTKIEVMIGSFLGPLITLPGMFFLGSPLKIFDLIIN is encoded by the coding sequence ATGTCTGAGTTTTATCCCTTTTTTAATAATTCAGTTCTTTTTTGGAGCTTATTATCCTGTTTAATAGCTCAATTTTTCAAAATTGTATTCAATTTATTTTCAAAAGGGGAGCTAAGATTTGGAATTATGTTCGAGACGGGTGGTATGCCTTCAAGTCATTCCGCCTTAATAACTGGTGCTACATCTGGTATAGGTTATGAATTGGGATTTGATAGCTCAATATTCGCATTATCAGTTGCCATATCACTAATAGTTATGTATGACGCTAGTGGTGTTAGAAAATCAGCTGGGATTCAAGCTGCAGAAATCAATAAATTATCAAAAAAACTAGACCCTCAATCTGAACTACTTTTAAAAGAAACTCTTGGCCATACAAAAATTGAGGTCATGATAGGGAGTTTTTTAGGACCATTAATCACTTTGCCTGGAATGTTTTTTTTAGGTTCTCCTCTCAAAATATTTGATTTGATCATAAATTAA
- a CDS encoding FAD-binding oxidoreductase, whose product MYSQSTVIAGGLAHIPVVIGVFSFIQKFFSKRASNLPQDTEPKKSPVTPVEQNSTPKPAPVAKLETNKVVKKKHADVPVNIYRPKTPYEGTVIENYSLLKDGAIGRVNHITFDLKDSDPFLNYVEGQSIGIMPAGEDANGKPHKLRLYSIASTRHGDDFKGNTVSLCVRQLQYEKDGETINGVCSTYLCDIKPGDKVKITGPVGKEMLLPDEEDANIVMLATGTGIAPMRAYLRRMFEATEKEKNKWNFKGKAWLFMGAPKSANLLYEEDLQRYLTDYPDNFKYTKAISREQQNTKGGRMYIQDRVLESANELFNMIEDEKTHIYLCGLKGMEPGIDEAMTKAAEEKGLNWSELRPQLKKAGRWHVETY is encoded by the coding sequence ATGTATTCACAATCAACAGTTATCGCAGGTGGCTTAGCTCATATACCAGTAGTAATAGGAGTTTTTTCTTTTATTCAAAAATTTTTTAGTAAAAGAGCCTCAAATTTGCCCCAAGATACAGAACCAAAAAAATCTCCGGTAACACCCGTTGAACAAAATTCAACTCCTAAACCTGCTCCTGTTGCAAAGTTAGAGACTAATAAAGTAGTCAAGAAGAAACATGCTGATGTCCCAGTTAATATCTACAGACCAAAAACACCTTATGAAGGCACTGTAATCGAAAATTATAGTCTTCTTAAAGATGGAGCTATTGGGAGAGTAAATCACATTACTTTCGACCTTAAAGATAGTGATCCATTTTTAAATTATGTTGAGGGCCAAAGTATCGGTATTATGCCTGCCGGAGAAGATGCAAACGGAAAGCCTCATAAATTAAGACTTTATTCGATAGCTAGTACTAGACATGGAGATGATTTTAAAGGTAATACAGTTTCTCTTTGTGTTAGACAGCTTCAGTACGAAAAAGATGGCGAAACTATAAATGGTGTTTGTTCTACTTATTTATGCGATATTAAGCCTGGAGATAAAGTAAAAATTACAGGACCTGTAGGTAAAGAGATGCTACTCCCAGATGAAGAGGATGCAAACATTGTTATGTTGGCTACTGGAACTGGAATAGCTCCTATGAGAGCTTATTTAAGAAGAATGTTTGAGGCAACTGAAAAAGAAAAAAATAAATGGAATTTTAAGGGTAAAGCTTGGCTATTTATGGGAGCTCCAAAATCAGCTAATTTGTTATACGAAGAAGATCTTCAAAGATATCTAACTGATTACCCAGATAATTTCAAATATACAAAAGCTATTAGCCGTGAGCAGCAAAATACAAAAGGAGGAAGAATGTATATTCAAGATAGAGTTTTAGAATCTGCGAACGAACTTTTCAATATGATTGAAGATGAGAAGACACATATTTATCTTTGTGGATTAAAGGGTATGGAACCTGGAATAGATGAAGCCATGACAAAGGCAGCTGAAGAAAAAGGTTTGAACTGGTCAGAATTAAGACCTCAACTGAAAAAAGCAGGAAGATGGCACGTAGAAACCTACTAA
- the folD gene encoding bifunctional methylenetetrahydrofolate dehydrogenase/methenyltetrahydrofolate cyclohydrolase FolD, producing MSLKLDGKKLSLEIEERLNDYISSNKKIAKRAPGLAVIRIGEDPASGVYVNNKEKACSRIGIKSFIFHLKDSVEQKEVEQLIIKLNSDKDIDGMLLQLPIPKKFDEQKLISHINPSKDVDGLNETNIGKLVKNEPAMRSCTPAGIINLLRSQNITIEGKKIVVIGRSLLVGKPLSLMLLNLNGTVTMTHSKTLNLNKVCREADILIAAAGKPNLIDSSFVKEGAVIIDVGIHRLKSSDKNQTKLCGDVLLEDVISKVFAYTPVPGGVGPMTVTMLLVNTIFSWQKQFGLSSTLNDLLP from the coding sequence ATGTCGTTAAAATTAGATGGTAAAAAATTATCTCTTGAAATTGAAGAAAGATTAAATGACTATATTTCTAGTAATAAAAAAATTGCAAAAAGAGCTCCCGGTTTAGCTGTAATAAGAATAGGTGAAGACCCTGCAAGTGGTGTTTACGTTAATAACAAGGAAAAAGCATGTTCAAGGATTGGGATAAAGAGTTTTATTTTTCATCTAAAAGATAGTGTAGAGCAAAAAGAAGTTGAACAATTAATAATCAAGCTTAATTCTGATAAGGATATTGATGGAATGTTGCTACAACTTCCCATCCCAAAGAAGTTTGATGAGCAAAAACTAATCAGCCATATTAATCCAAGCAAAGATGTAGATGGATTAAATGAGACAAACATAGGCAAATTAGTGAAAAATGAGCCTGCGATGAGATCATGCACACCAGCAGGAATTATTAATTTATTAAGATCTCAAAATATTACAATTGAAGGTAAGAAAATTGTTGTTATTGGAAGAAGTTTGCTTGTTGGTAAACCTCTATCGCTTATGTTGTTGAATCTAAATGGAACTGTAACAATGACTCATTCAAAAACATTAAATTTGAATAAAGTCTGCAGAGAAGCCGACATCCTAATTGCGGCTGCGGGAAAACCCAATCTTATAGATTCGAGTTTTGTGAAAGAAGGAGCAGTAATTATTGATGTCGGAATACATAGATTAAAAAGTTCCGATAAAAATCAAACCAAATTATGTGGCGATGTATTATTAGAGGATGTCATTTCTAAAGTATTTGCTTACACACCTGTACCAGGAGGAGTTGGACCAATGACAGTAACAATGTTACTTGTAAATACTATTTTTAGCTGGCAAAAACAATTTGGTTTATCATCAACTCTTAATGACCTTTTGCCATAA
- a CDS encoding cobyrinate a,c-diamide synthase, with product MPCVISSPSTDSGKTTLSLLISCWAFSKGIKIQTFKVGPDYLDQQQLSSIGQPICRNLDIFLSGEEWVQESFFKHSLKYEFSLIEGAMGLFDGLGSTSYSSTANISKLLNVPVIFIVNARGQVASLLAIVRGFRDFDSELSIAGIIFNNVNSDRHKKLIKEVFKNEDIEILGFLPSDSKIALNKANLGLISPLDNDKEIDVEYFANFAERNLDVFSLIKFLKSPQKKIFNSVSFKDFKIDKSKPIAIAEDKIFHFQYPETKEFLSEIGIPLISWSIYDDEEIPNEASSLIIPGGFPEKYADHISNSIKSLNSLRKFRKNGFIYAECGGMMILGDFIKDENGSNHKMSGILPFRSKKSKLSVGYRYIEGLKNTPIIKQNQLIRGHEFHYWEIENNLSELYLRKAEHQKKLSSPWKIKSWKTEYKNEGFFDEKLHASWIHLHLPSSPEVAKNFIDATQTSFLEDS from the coding sequence ATGCCCTGTGTAATATCTTCTCCTTCAACTGATAGTGGGAAAACTACATTATCGCTTTTAATATCTTGTTGGGCATTCTCAAAAGGCATAAAGATACAAACTTTCAAGGTTGGCCCAGATTATCTTGATCAACAACAATTAAGTTCAATTGGCCAACCTATTTGTAGGAATTTAGATATTTTTTTAAGTGGTGAGGAATGGGTTCAAGAAAGTTTTTTTAAACATTCTTTGAAATATGAATTCTCATTAATTGAAGGAGCAATGGGTCTATTTGATGGACTAGGGTCTACAAGCTATTCCAGCACAGCAAATATCTCTAAACTTCTTAATGTTCCAGTAATTTTTATTGTTAATGCTAGAGGTCAAGTAGCTTCTCTTTTGGCGATTGTTCGAGGTTTTAGAGATTTCGATAGCGAGTTGTCAATAGCAGGAATTATATTTAACAACGTTAATTCAGATAGACATAAAAAATTAATCAAAGAAGTTTTTAAAAATGAAGATATCGAAATTCTTGGTTTTCTACCATCTGATTCAAAAATAGCTTTAAACAAAGCTAATTTAGGTTTAATATCCCCATTGGATAATGACAAAGAAATTGATGTTGAATATTTTGCAAATTTCGCCGAAAGAAATCTTGATGTATTTTCTCTTATAAAATTCTTGAAATCTCCGCAAAAGAAAATATTTAATTCTGTCAGTTTTAAAGATTTTAAAATAGATAAAAGTAAACCTATCGCAATTGCAGAAGATAAAATCTTTCATTTTCAATACCCTGAAACTAAGGAGTTTTTGAGTGAAATAGGCATTCCATTGATTTCATGGAGTATTTATGATGATGAAGAAATACCTAATGAGGCTTCTTCTTTAATTATTCCTGGAGGGTTCCCTGAAAAATATGCTGATCATATTAGTAACTCTATAAAAAGCTTAAATTCGTTAAGGAAATTCCGCAAAAATGGATTTATATATGCAGAGTGCGGAGGGATGATGATTTTAGGAGACTTTATAAAAGATGAAAATGGTAGTAATCATAAAATGAGTGGCATCCTGCCTTTTAGATCAAAAAAAAGTAAACTTTCAGTAGGTTATAGATACATTGAAGGTTTAAAAAATACTCCCATCATTAAACAAAATCAATTAATAAGAGGACATGAATTCCATTATTGGGAAATTGAAAATAATTTATCTGAACTTTATTTACGAAAAGCTGAGCATCAGAAGAAACTTTCTTCCCCATGGAAAATTAAATCTTGGAAAACAGAATACAAAAATGAAGGCTTTTTTGATGAAAAATTACATGCAAGTTGGATTCACTTACATTTGCCAAGTTCTCCAGAAGTCGCAAAAAACTTTATAGATGCCACCCAAACTAGTTTTTTAGAGGATTCTTAA